One Streptomyces sp. L2 genomic window carries:
- a CDS encoding aldehyde dehydrogenase family protein, whose product MAPASVPSSAFEYAPAPESRSIVDIAPSYGLFIDGEFVEAAGGKVFKTVSPSTEEVLSEVAQADAEDVDRAVKAARKAFEKWSALPGSERAKYLFRIARIVQERSRELAVLETLDNGKPIKETRDADLPLVAAHFFYYAGWADKLGHAGFGPDPRPLGVAGQVIPWNFPLLMLAWKIAPALATGNTVVLKPAETTPLSALFFADICRQAGLPKGVVNILPGYGDAGAALVGHPDVNKVAFTGSTAVGKEIARTVAGTRKKLTLELGGKGANIVFDDAPIDQAVEGIVNGIFFNQGQVCCAGSRLLVQESVQDELLDSLKRRLSTLRLGDPLDKNTDIGAINSEEQLTRITSLVERGEAEGAERWSPACELPSSGYWFAPTLFTNVTQAHTIARDEIFGPVLSVLTFRTPDEAVAKANNTPYGLSAGIWTEKGSRILAVANKLRAGVVWSNTFNKFDPTSPFGGYKESGFGREGGRHGLEAYLDV is encoded by the coding sequence ATGGCACCCGCATCCGTACCTTCATCCGCGTTCGAGTACGCACCGGCGCCCGAGTCCCGCTCGATCGTCGACATCGCCCCCTCCTACGGCCTGTTCATCGACGGCGAGTTCGTGGAGGCGGCCGGCGGCAAGGTCTTCAAGACCGTCTCCCCCAGCACCGAGGAGGTGCTGTCGGAGGTCGCGCAGGCCGACGCCGAGGACGTGGACCGTGCCGTGAAGGCGGCCCGCAAGGCCTTCGAGAAGTGGTCCGCGCTGCCCGGCTCCGAGCGCGCCAAGTACCTGTTCCGCATCGCCCGGATCGTCCAGGAGCGCAGCCGCGAGCTGGCGGTCCTGGAGACGCTGGACAACGGCAAGCCGATCAAGGAGACGCGGGACGCGGACCTCCCCCTGGTCGCCGCCCACTTCTTCTACTACGCGGGCTGGGCGGACAAGCTCGGCCACGCCGGATTCGGCCCGGACCCGCGCCCCCTGGGCGTGGCCGGCCAGGTCATCCCGTGGAACTTCCCGCTGCTCATGCTGGCGTGGAAGATCGCCCCGGCGCTGGCGACCGGCAACACGGTGGTCCTGAAGCCCGCCGAGACGACCCCGCTCTCCGCCCTGTTCTTCGCGGACATCTGCCGCCAGGCGGGCCTGCCCAAGGGTGTCGTCAACATCCTGCCGGGCTACGGCGACGCGGGCGCCGCGCTCGTCGGGCACCCGGACGTGAACAAGGTCGCCTTCACCGGCTCCACGGCCGTCGGCAAGGAGATCGCCCGCACGGTGGCGGGCACCCGGAAGAAGCTCACGCTCGAACTGGGCGGCAAGGGCGCCAACATCGTCTTCGACGACGCCCCGATCGACCAGGCCGTCGAGGGCATCGTGAACGGCATCTTCTTCAACCAGGGCCAGGTCTGCTGCGCCGGCTCCCGCCTCCTGGTCCAGGAGTCGGTCCAGGACGAGCTGCTGGACTCCCTGAAGCGGCGCCTGTCCACGCTGCGCCTCGGCGACCCGCTGGACAAGAACACCGACATCGGCGCGATCAACTCCGAGGAGCAGCTGACCCGGATCACCTCGCTCGTCGAGCGGGGCGAGGCGGAGGGCGCCGAACGCTGGTCTCCCGCCTGCGAACTGCCCTCCTCGGGTTACTGGTTCGCTCCCACCCTCTTCACGAACGTCACCCAGGCGCACACCATCGCCCGGGACGAGATCTTCGGCCCGGTGCTGTCGGTGCTGACCTTCCGCACCCCCGACGAGGCCGTCGCCAAGGCCAACAACACCCCGTACGGACTGTCGGCGGGCATCTGGACCGAGAAGGGCTCGCGCATCCTCGCCGTCGCGAACAAGCTGCGCGCCGGCGTCGTCTGGTCCAACACGTTCAACAAGTTCGACCCGACCTCGCCGTTCGGCGGTTACAAGGAGTCGGGCTTCGGCCGCGAGGGCGGCCGCCACGGCCTGGAGGCGTACCTCGATGTCTGA
- a CDS encoding aldehyde dehydrogenase family protein has translation MSDKSEQQRLSVFKTYKLYVGGKFPRSESGRVYEVTDAKGKWLANAPLSSRKDARDAVVAARKAFGGWSGATAYNRGQVLYRVAEMLEGRREQFTREVADAEGLSKSKAAALVDATIDRWVWYAGWTDKIAQVVGGGNPVAGPYFNLSSPEPTGVVAVLAPQESSFLGLVSVLAPVIATGNTAIVIASEKSPLPALSLGEVLATSDVPGGVVNVLSGRTAEIATPLAAHQDVNAIDLAGADEVLAKELEISAADNLKRVLRPQPVDDWSATPGIDRMTAFLETKTVWHPTGSLGASGSAY, from the coding sequence ATGTCTGACAAGTCCGAGCAGCAGCGACTCAGCGTCTTCAAGACCTACAAGCTGTACGTCGGCGGGAAGTTCCCGCGTTCCGAGAGCGGCCGGGTGTACGAGGTGACCGACGCAAAGGGCAAGTGGCTGGCCAACGCGCCGCTCTCCTCCCGCAAGGACGCCCGGGACGCGGTCGTCGCCGCACGCAAGGCGTTCGGCGGCTGGTCGGGCGCGACGGCGTACAACAGGGGCCAGGTCCTCTACCGCGTCGCCGAGATGCTGGAGGGCCGCCGCGAGCAGTTCACCCGCGAGGTCGCCGACGCCGAGGGCCTGTCCAAGTCCAAGGCTGCCGCCCTGGTGGACGCCACCATCGACCGCTGGGTCTGGTACGCCGGCTGGACCGACAAGATCGCCCAGGTGGTGGGCGGCGGCAACCCGGTCGCGGGCCCGTACTTCAACCTCTCCTCCCCGGAGCCGACGGGTGTCGTAGCCGTCCTGGCTCCCCAGGAGTCCTCCTTCCTGGGCCTGGTCTCGGTCCTCGCCCCCGTGATCGCCACCGGCAACACGGCGATCGTCATCGCCTCCGAGAAGTCCCCGCTCCCCGCTCTCTCCCTCGGCGAGGTCCTGGCCACGTCCGACGTCCCGGGCGGCGTGGTCAACGTCCTGTCCGGCCGTACGGCGGAGATCGCGACCCCGTTGGCCGCCCACCAGGACGTCAACGCGATCGACCTCGCGGGCGCGGACGAGGTGCTGGCCAAGGAGCTGGAGATCTCCGCGGCCGACAACCTCAAGCGCGTCCTGCGTCCACAGCCTGTGGACGACTGGTCGGCGACCCCCGGCATCGACCGCATGACGGCCTTCCTGGAAACGAAGACGGTCTGGCACCCCACGGGTTCCCTGGGCGCGTCAGGCTCCGCGTACTGA
- a CDS encoding helix-turn-helix transcriptional regulator encodes MTQPARDLNPARSARELYGVELHRQRQLAGLSLDRLSDIVNYSKTHLHGVETGERLPLPPISEKLDVAFGTGELFQGLWGTVKREHSPRRFDHCLELEARAARIQEFGASVIPGLLQTPAYMRALFEEGERGRSPKEIDGLVAARMGRQEVLRGGGSPDCWWVLGEATLRLAVGGPLVMREQLAALLPLVNTRRTTIQVAPFALGACSLTSGALILLTLPDNSTTVYHEGAGYGEIFDDRETVTRRMGDFDYMKACALSPRESAALIQAVLESYEPCESPRS; translated from the coding sequence ATGACCCAACCCGCCCGCGACCTCAACCCCGCCCGCTCGGCCCGCGAGCTCTACGGCGTCGAACTCCACCGCCAACGCCAGCTCGCCGGCCTCTCCCTGGACCGCCTGTCGGACATCGTCAACTACAGCAAGACCCACCTGCACGGGGTGGAGACTGGGGAACGGCTCCCCTTGCCCCCGATCTCGGAGAAGCTGGACGTGGCATTCGGCACGGGCGAGTTGTTCCAGGGGCTGTGGGGAACGGTGAAGCGGGAGCACTCGCCAAGGCGGTTCGACCATTGCCTGGAGTTGGAGGCACGGGCGGCACGGATTCAGGAGTTCGGTGCGAGCGTCATCCCTGGGCTGCTCCAGACACCGGCCTATATGCGAGCACTATTCGAAGAAGGTGAGCGAGGAAGGTCACCCAAGGAGATCGATGGTCTGGTCGCAGCTCGCATGGGCCGCCAGGAAGTCTTGCGCGGAGGTGGCTCACCGGACTGCTGGTGGGTTCTCGGCGAGGCAACCCTTCGGCTTGCTGTGGGCGGCCCGTTGGTGATGCGCGAGCAGCTCGCAGCCTTGCTGCCCCTGGTTAACACCCGCCGCACCACAATCCAGGTAGCTCCGTTCGCGTTGGGCGCATGTTCCCTGACAAGCGGCGCGCTCATCCTGCTCACGCTCCCAGACAACTCCACCACCGTGTACCACGAGGGTGCTGGGTACGGAGAGATCTTCGACGACCGCGAGACTGTCACTCGGCGTATGGGAGACTTCGATTATATGAAGGCATGCGCTCTCTCGCCTCGGGAGTCCGCAGCGTTGATCCAAGCAGTGTTGGAGTCATACGAGCCATGCGAGTCACCCCGGAGCTGA
- a CDS encoding DUF397 domain-containing protein has product MRVTPELNTACWRRSSYSGGEQGDACVEVCDAVPGTIPVRDSKNPTGPVLLLGTAAWRPFVNGVTDGNL; this is encoded by the coding sequence ATGCGAGTCACCCCGGAGCTGAACACCGCATGCTGGCGCAGGTCCTCCTACAGCGGGGGCGAGCAGGGAGACGCCTGCGTCGAGGTCTGTGACGCCGTCCCCGGCACGATCCCCGTCCGAGACAGCAAGAACCCGACCGGCCCCGTCCTCCTGCTCGGCACCGCCGCTTGGCGCCCGTTCGTCAACGGTGTCACAGACGGCAATCTGTAA
- a CDS encoding RICIN domain-containing protein, with protein MSDVLRLGGPSMASTAQNGLDQPADMLHALADRDNWAKTPLATAYQADRDAADKEMAGLSALRDGWQKPLAGLETPAGFTETGFHSPPDGDKSFYNQTGLSAWVADRFWQSDEDFYQDETPRAGTSTLTAVDALGTPLYGKDPAPDGKTTAEWNRALAEHNAFEWMHGGPGTKAGADDARLFLSSGGFPHVAPAPGTPEYRIAVEDVKSRFAACGWRDPLDPDGVLGNVTATAAEEWQKEVASQATQRDEVLDANKDAVGALAKGAKALSTMLGHSWVADHLTRWQDYWSPGGLGWVGDSPAVIQVVAARGKCLDVQGSGKTNGTPVQIYTCNDTSAQRWQVFGDDGGYALRNINAQKCLDVKSSDDANGTKIQIWTCNGSAAQRWNFDAHAASELRNAATDKCLDLNSFANGKDSWLWSCDNSDGQKFRLVPKGHQGADTLSYPSKAQFSKAKKGVTDARTGAKAQLAVLKAQLTAAQKAGTTSDQAMQAAYDIADANGAPRGRGLLVGQQKAQVTKGAVAALAAMVKAGETAEAATRASAADSQTVAERALAQAAQSKAEFRKEAAKTAESQAKAAADAAKVHRDNAKKDKETAESKLTVAVKAEGDAKAAAADAHARRLDAEAEEKTAKAAKETAAAKQAEAATDKTTALSEATKAKDAKDKAEAAEKTAGSKRDDAVKAAGDARDKRDDAWDAKQKANAARAKADAKDAYADSLDSGDAADAARTAANDADQHADDAETAATKAQSAADAATKAAADADAAATRAEAAAKRARSDADAAQADKLKADADVKTATSAAADAIKASQDASSQAKTAVKLANEAEGHAKDAKTQADQADQEAGNAVAAAAKAVGYAHVTAQAAVDAGTSAQQVAAPANDAVQLGSPYITTDSAAGLVVLTGQASKTIAEQQQAVADAHAKNATAEADAAKNLADQAKGDAKEAYQHAANAARYAADALTYSKDALTYAADAATAASKAAAALARTITYDQQATDDADAADKAAGKAEGYAKDARDSADTAELDASAARTAAAQAQQDAKDARSAADRADTAATEAEQAAKDANKYAKEAQDAADKAEKEKANQQVQTGAATGVGGVFSVIDEIKQDGDPERLPNECHNFNCNTLVFIAHFDAVVSYYLCLNPDVPATESGCPAENTVFLKTVTVKGLSKKVKVSALDVTFDVWKGIAKSIEGDFTGCYHKVTGDGDGSLSDCAWAATWLPLGGPLGKITEAIRSVDAAMRSGKGVEDALKALKALDVDAKTLADIEHQAEVYEEARTACSVNSFPGTTQVVLANGSRKTLRDVRIGDLLLAIDPATGRAQGEPVTRTFHHTTVDLVDIVLTGGGHLTSTPGHRFYVTDHGWTLASDLRRGDALPGPDGTVRTVAALYDRHEAAPRTVYDLTVSELHTFYAVAGSSPVLVHNCDNLALDETQFRDAHTLAEHVRPNEQEAKALAARKTRESGRPTANSVWLDEATAQKVLDFALEKNASRISTWMRRQGGSVELKLSGTFGSEGTSLGKVYWGDRPTVDAGNGFFLKLVKAPRRDGMPKHPRGYYVQTFYPK; from the coding sequence ATGTCCGACGTACTGCGCCTGGGCGGCCCGTCGATGGCCTCCACCGCGCAGAACGGCCTCGACCAGCCGGCCGACATGCTGCACGCCCTGGCCGACCGGGACAACTGGGCGAAGACGCCGCTCGCGACGGCGTATCAGGCCGACCGTGACGCGGCGGACAAGGAGATGGCCGGTCTGTCGGCGCTTCGGGATGGCTGGCAGAAGCCCCTGGCCGGCCTGGAGACACCCGCCGGGTTCACCGAGACCGGGTTCCACTCACCCCCTGATGGCGACAAGAGTTTCTACAACCAGACGGGCCTGTCCGCGTGGGTGGCCGACAGGTTCTGGCAGAGCGACGAGGACTTCTACCAGGACGAGACCCCGAGGGCCGGCACTAGCACCCTGACAGCCGTCGACGCGCTGGGCACCCCCCTCTACGGGAAGGATCCGGCCCCGGACGGCAAGACGACCGCGGAGTGGAACCGTGCCCTTGCCGAGCACAACGCGTTCGAGTGGATGCACGGCGGACCGGGCACGAAGGCGGGGGCTGACGACGCCCGCCTGTTCCTCTCCTCGGGCGGTTTCCCGCACGTGGCTCCCGCGCCGGGCACGCCGGAGTACCGCATAGCCGTGGAGGACGTGAAGTCCCGTTTCGCCGCATGCGGTTGGCGTGACCCGCTCGACCCGGACGGTGTGCTGGGCAACGTGACGGCGACCGCGGCCGAGGAGTGGCAGAAGGAGGTCGCCTCCCAGGCCACCCAGCGCGACGAGGTCCTGGACGCGAACAAGGACGCCGTCGGCGCGCTCGCCAAGGGGGCGAAGGCGCTCAGCACCATGCTGGGACACTCCTGGGTCGCCGACCACCTCACCCGCTGGCAGGACTACTGGAGCCCCGGTGGCCTCGGCTGGGTCGGCGACTCCCCGGCGGTCATCCAGGTCGTCGCCGCCAGGGGCAAGTGCCTGGACGTGCAGGGCTCGGGGAAGACCAACGGCACCCCCGTCCAGATCTACACCTGCAATGACACCAGTGCCCAGAGGTGGCAGGTCTTCGGCGACGACGGCGGCTACGCCCTGCGCAACATCAACGCGCAGAAGTGCCTGGACGTGAAGAGCAGCGACGACGCCAACGGCACCAAGATCCAGATCTGGACCTGCAACGGCTCGGCGGCCCAGCGGTGGAACTTCGACGCCCACGCCGCCAGTGAGCTGCGCAATGCCGCTACGGACAAGTGCCTGGACCTTAACTCGTTCGCCAACGGCAAGGACTCCTGGCTGTGGAGCTGCGACAACAGCGACGGGCAGAAGTTCCGGCTCGTCCCCAAGGGCCACCAAGGCGCCGACACCCTCTCGTACCCGTCGAAGGCGCAGTTCAGCAAGGCGAAGAAGGGCGTCACCGACGCCCGAACCGGAGCGAAGGCGCAACTCGCCGTCCTCAAGGCCCAGCTCACCGCCGCACAGAAGGCCGGCACCACCTCCGACCAGGCCATGCAGGCCGCGTACGACATCGCCGACGCCAACGGCGCTCCCCGGGGCCGCGGCCTGCTGGTCGGTCAGCAGAAAGCACAGGTGACCAAGGGAGCCGTGGCCGCGCTCGCGGCGATGGTGAAGGCCGGCGAGACGGCCGAGGCCGCCACCCGCGCCTCGGCCGCCGACAGCCAGACCGTCGCCGAGCGTGCGCTCGCCCAGGCGGCGCAGTCGAAGGCGGAGTTCCGCAAGGAGGCCGCGAAGACGGCCGAGTCGCAGGCCAAGGCCGCGGCGGACGCGGCGAAGGTGCACCGCGACAACGCGAAGAAGGACAAGGAGACCGCCGAGAGCAAGCTGACGGTCGCGGTCAAGGCGGAGGGCGACGCGAAGGCGGCCGCCGCCGACGCCCACGCCCGGCGCCTCGACGCCGAGGCCGAGGAGAAGACCGCCAAGGCGGCGAAGGAGACCGCCGCCGCGAAACAGGCGGAAGCCGCCACCGACAAGACGACGGCCCTGTCCGAGGCGACGAAGGCCAAGGACGCCAAGGACAAGGCGGAGGCCGCGGAGAAGACGGCCGGCTCCAAGCGCGACGACGCGGTCAAGGCCGCCGGCGACGCCAGGGACAAACGCGACGACGCCTGGGACGCCAAACAGAAGGCCAACGCCGCCCGCGCCAAGGCCGACGCCAAGGACGCCTACGCCGACTCACTGGACTCCGGCGACGCGGCCGACGCCGCCCGCACCGCCGCCAACGACGCCGACCAGCACGCCGACGACGCCGAAACCGCAGCGACCAAGGCCCAGTCCGCGGCCGACGCCGCCACCAAGGCGGCAGCCGACGCCGACGCCGCGGCCACCCGCGCCGAAGCAGCCGCCAAACGCGCCCGCTCCGACGCCGACGCCGCCCAGGCCGACAAACTCAAGGCCGACGCGGACGTGAAAACCGCGACCAGCGCCGCCGCCGACGCCATCAAAGCCTCCCAGGACGCCTCCTCCCAGGCAAAAACAGCCGTCAAACTCGCGAACGAGGCCGAAGGACACGCCAAGGACGCCAAAACCCAGGCGGACCAGGCGGACCAGGAAGCCGGCAACGCGGTCGCGGCCGCGGCGAAAGCCGTCGGCTACGCCCACGTCACCGCCCAGGCCGCCGTGGACGCCGGCACGTCGGCACAGCAAGTCGCCGCCCCGGCCAACGACGCCGTCCAGCTCGGCTCCCCCTACATCACCACCGACTCCGCCGCCGGCCTGGTCGTCCTCACCGGACAGGCATCCAAGACGATCGCCGAACAGCAGCAAGCCGTCGCCGACGCCCACGCCAAGAACGCCACGGCCGAGGCCGACGCCGCCAAGAACCTCGCCGACCAGGCGAAGGGAGACGCCAAGGAGGCCTACCAGCACGCGGCCAACGCCGCCCGATACGCCGCCGACGCCCTCACCTACTCCAAGGACGCCCTGACCTACGCGGCCGACGCCGCCACCGCGGCCTCCAAAGCAGCAGCCGCCCTGGCCCGCACCATCACCTACGACCAACAAGCCACCGACGACGCCGACGCAGCCGACAAGGCCGCCGGCAAGGCCGAGGGCTACGCCAAAGACGCCCGCGACTCCGCCGACACCGCCGAACTCGACGCCTCCGCCGCCCGCACCGCAGCAGCCCAGGCCCAACAGGACGCCAAGGACGCCCGCTCCGCAGCCGACCGAGCAGACACCGCCGCAACAGAGGCCGAACAGGCAGCCAAGGACGCGAACAAGTACGCCAAGGAAGCACAAGACGCCGCCGACAAGGCCGAGAAGGAGAAGGCCAACCAGCAGGTGCAGACCGGTGCCGCGACGGGAGTCGGTGGTGTGTTCTCCGTCATCGACGAGATCAAACAGGACGGCGACCCGGAACGCCTGCCCAACGAGTGTCACAACTTCAACTGCAACACGCTGGTGTTCATCGCACACTTCGACGCGGTGGTCAGCTACTACCTGTGCCTCAACCCGGACGTGCCCGCCACCGAGTCCGGGTGCCCGGCCGAGAACACGGTCTTCCTCAAGACGGTGACGGTCAAGGGCCTGAGCAAGAAGGTCAAGGTATCCGCCCTGGACGTGACTTTCGACGTCTGGAAGGGCATCGCAAAGTCGATCGAGGGTGACTTCACCGGCTGCTACCACAAGGTCACCGGTGACGGCGACGGCAGCCTCAGCGACTGCGCCTGGGCCGCCACCTGGCTTCCGCTCGGCGGTCCGCTCGGGAAGATCACCGAGGCGATCCGAAGCGTGGACGCCGCGATGCGGTCAGGGAAGGGGGTGGAAGACGCCCTGAAGGCCCTCAAGGCGCTGGACGTCGACGCGAAGACGCTGGCTGACATCGAACACCAGGCCGAGGTGTACGAAGAAGCGCGGACGGCATGCTCGGTGAACAGCTTCCCCGGCACCACCCAGGTGGTTCTCGCCAACGGTAGCCGGAAGACACTTCGTGACGTACGGATCGGTGATCTGCTATTGGCCATCGACCCGGCGACCGGACGCGCCCAGGGCGAACCGGTCACCCGGACGTTCCACCACACCACCGTGGACCTGGTCGATATCGTCCTCACCGGCGGCGGACACCTCACCAGCACACCCGGCCACCGGTTCTACGTCACCGACCATGGCTGGACCCTGGCCTCCGACCTGCGGCGCGGAGACGCCTTGCCCGGTCCGGACGGAACCGTCCGCACGGTGGCCGCACTGTACGACCGGCATGAAGCGGCACCTCGGACGGTCTATGACCTGACCGTCTCCGAGCTGCACACCTTCTACGCGGTCGCCGGCAGCAGCCCGGTCCTGGTCCACAACTGCGACAATCTGGCGCTGGACGAGACCCAGTTCCGCGACGCGCACACCCTCGCGGAGCACGTGCGACCGAATGAGCAGGAGGCGAAGGCTCTGGCCGCGAGGAAGACGCGAGAGTCGGGTAGGCCAACGGCGAACAGTGTGTGGCTCGACGAAGCGACGGCACAGAAGGTCCTCGACTTTGCTCTGGAGAAGAATGCCAGCAGGATCAGCACGTGGATGCGGAGGCAGGGCGGCTCGGTCGAGTTGAAGTTGAGCGGCACCTTCGGCTCTGAGGGCACTTCCCTGGGCAAGGTCTACTGGGGGGACCGGCCTACTGTGGACGCCGGTAACGGGTTCTTCCTCAAGCTGGTGAAGGCGCCCAGGCGGGATGGGATGCCCAAGCACCCTCGCGGCTACTACGTGCAGACCTTCTATCCGAAGTGA
- a CDS encoding FAD-dependent oxidoreductase produces MSTPHRVVIVGAGLAGASAAAALREQGFTGEVTLFGQETHHPYELPPLSKGILLGERDEPDWVRADGYYRDHAIDLRRGTAITALRPAEHTVVDADGTEHPYDRLLLATGSRSRSLPGLAGPGVHLLRTLDDALALRTELTPDACVVIIGAGWIGCEAAAAARTRGARVTVIDPGRTPLRRVLGDEIGEVFRTLHTDHGVTFHLGAAVTGADTGLVRLTNGMELPADVVIAGVGAVPRTELAEAAGLTLAAGGVAVDATLRTSAPDVYAVGDIAAHDHPRYDGRVRVDHWANAKNQGAHVAANLLGADAPYTADPYFFSDQYELGCEYRGLADPDHDELVLRGDPTTREFLAFWLRDGHITAALNVNSWDHGDTLRELVATRARATPRQLAEEDLETLATAETPQAS; encoded by the coding sequence ATGAGCACACCGCACCGCGTGGTGATCGTCGGAGCGGGACTGGCCGGCGCGTCGGCGGCCGCCGCACTGCGCGAACAGGGCTTCACCGGCGAGGTGACCCTGTTCGGCCAGGAAACCCACCACCCCTACGAACTCCCGCCGCTGTCCAAGGGCATCCTGCTCGGCGAGCGCGACGAACCCGACTGGGTCCGCGCGGACGGCTACTACCGCGACCACGCGATCGACCTGCGCCGCGGCACCGCCATCACCGCACTGCGCCCGGCCGAGCACACCGTCGTGGACGCCGACGGCACGGAACACCCCTACGACCGCCTCCTCCTGGCCACCGGCTCCCGCTCCCGCAGCCTGCCCGGCCTCGCCGGCCCCGGCGTCCACCTCCTGCGCACCCTGGACGACGCCCTGGCCCTGCGCACCGAACTGACCCCCGACGCCTGCGTAGTCATCATCGGCGCGGGCTGGATCGGCTGCGAGGCCGCCGCCGCGGCCCGCACCCGCGGGGCGCGGGTGACCGTGATCGACCCCGGCCGCACACCCCTGCGCCGGGTCCTGGGCGACGAGATCGGCGAAGTCTTCCGCACCCTCCACACGGACCACGGCGTCACCTTCCACCTCGGCGCGGCCGTCACGGGAGCGGACACCGGGCTGGTGCGCCTGACCAACGGAATGGAACTGCCCGCCGACGTCGTGATCGCCGGAGTCGGCGCCGTACCCCGCACCGAACTGGCCGAAGCCGCGGGCCTGACCCTCGCGGCGGGCGGCGTGGCCGTCGACGCCACGCTGCGCACCTCCGCCCCGGACGTCTACGCGGTCGGCGACATCGCCGCCCACGACCATCCCCGCTACGACGGCCGTGTCCGCGTCGACCACTGGGCCAACGCCAAGAACCAGGGTGCCCACGTCGCCGCCAACCTCCTCGGCGCCGACGCCCCCTACACCGCCGACCCCTACTTCTTCTCCGACCAGTACGAACTCGGCTGCGAATACCGCGGCCTCGCCGACCCCGACCACGACGAACTCGTCCTCCGCGGCGACCCCACCACCCGCGAGTTCCTCGCCTTCTGGCTCCGCGACGGCCACATCACCGCCGCCCTGAACGTCAACTCCTGGGACCACGGCGACACCCTCCGCGAACTGGTGGCCACCCGGGCCCGGGCCACGCCCCGGCAACTCGCCGAAGAGGACCTGGAAACACTGGCCACCGCCGAGACGCCTCAGGCCAGCTGA
- the folE gene encoding GTP cyclohydrolase I, which yields MNATAVLQVVQESTGPDLEAAEQAAREFLRALGVLDETEGTRDTPGRMARGYAELLTARPFRMTTFPNEEGYDELVLARDIPVRSVCQHHMLPFVGVAHVGYLPGARILGLSKLARVVEHFACRPQVQERLTKQTADWIAHHLQPKGVGVVIEAEHTCMTLRGVQATGSRTVTSTLLGTLRNNPASRHEFLALTGVHR from the coding sequence GTGAACGCCACGGCCGTGCTGCAGGTGGTGCAGGAGTCGACCGGCCCCGACCTGGAGGCCGCCGAACAGGCCGCGCGGGAGTTCCTGCGGGCCCTCGGGGTCCTGGACGAGACCGAGGGGACGCGGGACACACCGGGCCGGATGGCCCGCGGGTACGCCGAACTGCTGACCGCGCGCCCGTTCCGGATGACCACCTTCCCCAACGAGGAGGGCTACGACGAACTCGTCCTGGCCCGGGACATCCCCGTCCGGTCGGTCTGCCAGCACCACATGCTGCCCTTCGTCGGCGTGGCCCACGTGGGTTATCTGCCCGGCGCCCGGATCCTCGGCCTGTCGAAGCTGGCCCGGGTCGTGGAGCACTTCGCCTGCCGGCCCCAGGTCCAGGAACGGCTCACCAAACAGACCGCGGACTGGATCGCCCACCACCTCCAGCCCAAGGGCGTCGGGGTGGTCATCGAGGCCGAACACACCTGCATGACCCTGCGCGGGGTGCAGGCCACCGGATCGAGGACCGTCACCTCCACCCTGCTCGGCACCCTGCGGAACAACCCGGCCTCCCGGCACGAGTTCCTGGCCCTCACCGGCGTACACCGATAG
- a CDS encoding DoxX family protein: MAAPAVPVDPPSAHSGEEILRRARREPAYGAFWLMRIGYAVLPIWMGADKFANALTDWPHYLAPWIVDLLPFSAQTAMYVVGAIEIVAGIAVAIKPRYAAYVVALWLTGIIVNLLTYSGFYDVALRDFGLLLGALTLARLAVVYDTAWHGRRGGTGAGVDE; the protein is encoded by the coding sequence ATGGCTGCTCCTGCTGTGCCCGTGGACCCCCCGAGCGCGCACTCCGGGGAAGAGATCCTGCGCCGGGCCCGCCGCGAACCGGCCTACGGCGCCTTCTGGCTGATGCGCATCGGGTACGCGGTGCTGCCGATCTGGATGGGCGCCGACAAGTTCGCCAACGCGCTCACCGACTGGCCGCACTACCTCGCGCCCTGGATCGTCGACCTGCTGCCCTTCTCCGCGCAGACCGCCATGTACGTCGTCGGCGCGATCGAGATCGTCGCGGGCATCGCCGTGGCCATCAAGCCGCGCTACGCGGCGTACGTCGTCGCCCTCTGGCTCACCGGCATCATCGTGAACCTGCTGACCTACTCCGGGTTCTACGACGTGGCGCTCCGCGACTTCGGCCTGCTCCTCGGCGCGCTCACCCTGGCCCGGCTCGCCGTCGTCTACGACACCGCCTGGCACGGACGCCGCGGCGGCACCGGCGCGGGGGTGGACGAGTGA